From one Notolabrus celidotus isolate fNotCel1 chromosome 24, fNotCel1.pri, whole genome shotgun sequence genomic stretch:
- the creb3l1 gene encoding cyclic AMP-responsive element-binding protein 3-like protein 1 isoform X2 has translation MMESILDSFTDKLYPPGGSNLLDLEELSDGDFLTNVPFSGDQMDDFSSELFNSFFDDHLLERPLMADRPSLLHMDTDMESSPDIQAEHSYSLSEDSAPQSPALSIKMDQESEFEWNFSQDLSAILVKQEEPDVGQRLDPPPLEGPPLILSPAPPHRGSAWKHTERGQDDVKPKAIKDEPREMGQYLSLPSDDALQLPPTPPSSNHGDSDGSLPPSSPHVPLPPSSPQPQQRPGGRASSSSSSSSSSTAISSSPLLTAPHKLQGSGPLLLTEEEKRTLVAEGYPVPNKLPLTKSEEKALKRVRRKIKNKISAQESRRKKKEYVECLEKKVENYTSENSDLWRKVENLETANRSLLQQLQKLQSLISGKVIPRSCKMASTQTGTCLMMMAVCFVLVLGSFSPCLSPLSLLADTSSLSSSSSSSSPSAPLPSADLYTTSQVRSRSLLFYNEGSPLEESLEGDRLQTEPHSHIQTSRETKAEGVSEIF, from the exons ATGATGGAGTCTATCTTAGACAGCTTTACAGATAAACTGTACCCCCCCGGAGGATCCAACCTGTTGGACCTGGAGGAACTCAGCGACGGAGATTTCCTCACTAACGTG cCTTTCTCAGGAGACCAGATGGACGACTTCAGCAGCGAATTATTCAACAGTTTCTTCGACGACCATCTATTAGAGCGCCCCCTGATGGCTGACAGACCTTCGCTTTTACACATGGACACTGACATGGAGAGCAGCCCAG ATATTCAAGCAGAGCACAGCTACTCCCTGAGTGAAGACTCCGCCCCCCAGAGCCCGGCCCTGTCAATCAAGATGGACCAAGAGTCTG AATTCGAATGGAACTTCAGTCAGGACCTCTCAGCCATCCTGGTGAAACAGGAGGAGCCTGATGTGGGTCAAAGGTTAGATCCTCCGCCTCTGGAAGGCCCGCCTCTCATATTAAGCCCCGCCCCACCACACAGAGGCTCAGCATGGAAACACACG gagCGAGGTCAGGacgatgtgaagccaaaagccATAAAAGATGAACCCAGAGAGATGGGACAGTACCTCAGCCTGCCCAGCG acgACGCTCTCCAGCTCCCACCCACTCCTCCCAGCAGCAACCACGGGGACAGTGACGGctccctccctccgtcctcCCCGCACGTCCCTCTGCCCCCGTCCTCCCCGCAGCCACAACAGAGGCCAGGAGGTCGTGCCTCTtcatcctcgtcctcctcctcttcctccacagccatctcctcctcacctctcctcaCTGCACCGCAT AAGCTGCAGGGCTCAGGACCCCTCCTgctgacagaggaagagaagaggaccCTGGTCGCGGAGGGATACCCGGTCCCCAACAAACTCCCTCTCACTAAGAGTGAGGAGAAGGCACTGAAGAGAGTCAGACggaagattaaaaacaag ATATCAGCTCAGGAGAGtcggaggaagaagaaagagtaTGTGGAATGTCTGGAGAAAAA GGTGGAGAACTACACGTCAGAAAACAGCGACCTGTGGAGAAAGGTCGAAAACCTGGAGACCGCCAACAG gTCTCTCCTACAGCAGCTCCAGAAGCTTCAGTCGTTGATTTCAGGGAAGGTCATCCCTCGCTCTTGTAAAATGGCCTCAACTCAAACGGGGACGTGCCTAATG atgaTGGCGGTGTGTTTCGTCCTGGTGTTGGGCTCTTTCTCTCCgtgcctctctcctctctccttactcGCTGAcacctcctctttgtcctcgtcctcctcttcctccagtccctctgctcctcttccatCAGCGGACCTCTACACCACTAGCCAGG TCCGCTCCCGCAGCCTGCTCTTCTACAATGAAGGGTCTCCACTGGAGGAGAGTTTAGAGGGGGACAGGCTACAGACGGAGCCCCACTCCCACATTCAGACCAGCAG agaaacaaaagcagaaggaGTCTCAGAGATTTTCTGA
- the atg13 gene encoding autophagy-related protein 13 isoform X2 encodes MDGGLSPQDKKDLDKFIKFFALKTVQVIVQARLGEKICTHSSSSPTGSDWFNLAIKDIPEVTHEAKKALAGQLPGIGRSMCVEISLKTSEGDSMELETWCLEMNEKCDKDIKVSYTVYNRLSVLLKSLLAITRVTPAYKLSRKQGHDYVILYRIYFGEVQLSGLGEGFQTVRVGVVGTPVGTVTLSCAYRTNLAFMSNRQFERSAPIMGIIVDHFVDPPCGSQRPAHMGQPCNYRAPDDDDGAFAGVQDSQEVCTTSFSTSPPSQLIASRLSYQPSALGGAAELCNPNPNQMMHAGKEGGVMLLPAQPPHGADAHLTVDHAPNTPGSGTEDDGLSHSGDGRRDEGRRSASPSDPVESLNAFTRKVGAFVNKPHPTQLTAASLDLPFAAFAPRGLDPEENDPMVQPPDSPPCPSPLQASLHSQGSEGSGPQDDFVMIDFRPAFSKDDLLPMDLGTFYREFQNPPQLASLSLHISSQSMADDLDSLPEKLAVYEKNIDEFDAFVDMLQ; translated from the exons ATGGACGGTGGCCTGAGTCCGCAGGATAAAAAAGACCTGGACAAGTTCATAAAGTTTTTCGCCTTGAAG ACAGTCCAGGTGATCGTCCAGGCTCGCCTTGGAGAGAAGATCTGCACTCACTCGTCTTCGTCGCCTACGGGCTCTGACTGG tttAATTTGGCCATCAAAGACATCCCCGAGGTGACTCATGAAGCCAAGAAGGCGCTGGCCGGACAACTCCCCGGCATCGGACGCTCCATGTGCGTGGAGATCTCGCTGAAGACGTCAGAG GGCGACTCCATGGAGTTGGAGACTTGGTGTTTGGAGATGAATGAGAA GTGTGACAAAGACATCAAGGTGTCATACACCGTCTACAACcgcctctctgtcctcctgaaGTCTCTGCTCGCCATCACCAGAGTCACGCCCGCCTACAAGCTGTCCAGAAAGCAAGGACACGACTATGTCATTTTATACAG GATCTACTTCGGGGAGGTTCAGCTGAGCGGACTCGGAGAAG GTTTCCAGACGGTCCGTGTTGGTGTCGTTGGCACACCTGTGGGCACGGTCACGCTCTCCTGCGCTTACCGCACCAACCTGGCCTTCATGTccaacag acaGTTCGAGCGCTCGGCTCCCATCATGGGGATCATCGTGGATCACTTCGTGGATCCTCCCTGCGGCAGCCAGCGGCCTGCACACATGGGACAACCCTGCAACTACAG AGCTCCAGATGACGATGACGGAGCGTTCGCCGGCGTTCAGGACTCACAGGAAGTCTGCACCacctccttctccacctcccctccctctcag ctcattGCTTCCAGGTTGTCATACCAGCCGTCAGCTCTTGGTGGAGCTGCTGAGCTGTGTAACCCAAATCCAAACCAG AtgatgcatgctgggaaagAAGGCGGGGTCATGTTGCTTCCTGCTCAGCCTCCTCATGGAGCAGACGCCCATCTGACCGTGGATCACGCCCCCAACACACCAGGCAGCGG cacTGAAGATGACGGTCTCTCCCACAGCGGAGACGGACGGAGGGACGAAGGACGGAGGAGCGCCTCTCCCTCTGACCCTGTGGAGTCGCTCAACGCCTTCACAAGGAAGGTGGGAGCGTTTGTGAACAAACCCCACCCGACACAG ttaacAGCAGCCAGTCTGGATCTCCCATTTGCTGCGTTTGCTCCTCGCGGCCTGGACCCAGAGGAGAACGACCCCATG gtgcagCCTCCAGACTCTCCTCCATGCCCCTCCCCACTGCAGGCCAGCCTGCACTCTCAGGGCTCAGAAGGATCGGGACCGCAGGACGACTTTGTCATGATCGACTTT CGTCCGGCCTTCTCTAAAGACGACCTGCTCCCGATGGATCTGGGGACGTTCTATCGTGAGTTTCAGAACCCTCCTCAGCTGGCGAGTCTCTCCCTGCACATCAGCTCACAGTCCATGGCAGACGACCTG gactctCTGCCGGAGAAACTGGCCGTGTACGAGAAGAACATCGATGAGTTTGACGCCTTCGTGGACATGCTGCAGTGA
- the atg13 gene encoding autophagy-related protein 13 isoform X1: MDGGLSPQDKKDLDKFIKFFALKTVQVIVQARLGEKICTHSSSSPTGSDWFNLAIKDIPEVTHEAKKALAGQLPGIGRSMCVEISLKTSEGDSMELETWCLEMNEKCDKDIKVSYTVYNRLSVLLKSLLAITRVTPAYKLSRKQGHDYVILYRIYFGEVQLSGLGEGFQTVRVGVVGTPVGTVTLSCAYRTNLAFMSNRQFERSAPIMGIIVDHFVDPPCGSQRPAHMGQPCNYRAPDDDDGAFAGVQDSQEVCTTSFSTSPPSQCVCTLSPSPSKLSKPLPLDSLQIPLAPGLVTHTLIASRLSYQPSALGGAAELCNPNPNQMMHAGKEGGVMLLPAQPPHGADAHLTVDHAPNTPGSGTEDDGLSHSGDGRRDEGRRSASPSDPVESLNAFTRKVGAFVNKPHPTQLTAASLDLPFAAFAPRGLDPEENDPMVQPPDSPPCPSPLQASLHSQGSEGSGPQDDFVMIDFRPAFSKDDLLPMDLGTFYREFQNPPQLASLSLHISSQSMADDLDSLPEKLAVYEKNIDEFDAFVDMLQ; encoded by the exons ATGGACGGTGGCCTGAGTCCGCAGGATAAAAAAGACCTGGACAAGTTCATAAAGTTTTTCGCCTTGAAG ACAGTCCAGGTGATCGTCCAGGCTCGCCTTGGAGAGAAGATCTGCACTCACTCGTCTTCGTCGCCTACGGGCTCTGACTGG tttAATTTGGCCATCAAAGACATCCCCGAGGTGACTCATGAAGCCAAGAAGGCGCTGGCCGGACAACTCCCCGGCATCGGACGCTCCATGTGCGTGGAGATCTCGCTGAAGACGTCAGAG GGCGACTCCATGGAGTTGGAGACTTGGTGTTTGGAGATGAATGAGAA GTGTGACAAAGACATCAAGGTGTCATACACCGTCTACAACcgcctctctgtcctcctgaaGTCTCTGCTCGCCATCACCAGAGTCACGCCCGCCTACAAGCTGTCCAGAAAGCAAGGACACGACTATGTCATTTTATACAG GATCTACTTCGGGGAGGTTCAGCTGAGCGGACTCGGAGAAG GTTTCCAGACGGTCCGTGTTGGTGTCGTTGGCACACCTGTGGGCACGGTCACGCTCTCCTGCGCTTACCGCACCAACCTGGCCTTCATGTccaacag acaGTTCGAGCGCTCGGCTCCCATCATGGGGATCATCGTGGATCACTTCGTGGATCCTCCCTGCGGCAGCCAGCGGCCTGCACACATGGGACAACCCTGCAACTACAG AGCTCCAGATGACGATGACGGAGCGTTCGCCGGCGTTCAGGACTCACAGGAAGTCTGCACCacctccttctccacctcccctccctctcag tgtgtgtgcacgctcAGCCCTTCGCCCTCTAAACTGTCTAAGCCCCTCCCCCTGGACAGTCTGCAGATTCCATTGGCTCCTGGACTTGTCACTCACACT ctcattGCTTCCAGGTTGTCATACCAGCCGTCAGCTCTTGGTGGAGCTGCTGAGCTGTGTAACCCAAATCCAAACCAG AtgatgcatgctgggaaagAAGGCGGGGTCATGTTGCTTCCTGCTCAGCCTCCTCATGGAGCAGACGCCCATCTGACCGTGGATCACGCCCCCAACACACCAGGCAGCGG cacTGAAGATGACGGTCTCTCCCACAGCGGAGACGGACGGAGGGACGAAGGACGGAGGAGCGCCTCTCCCTCTGACCCTGTGGAGTCGCTCAACGCCTTCACAAGGAAGGTGGGAGCGTTTGTGAACAAACCCCACCCGACACAG ttaacAGCAGCCAGTCTGGATCTCCCATTTGCTGCGTTTGCTCCTCGCGGCCTGGACCCAGAGGAGAACGACCCCATG gtgcagCCTCCAGACTCTCCTCCATGCCCCTCCCCACTGCAGGCCAGCCTGCACTCTCAGGGCTCAGAAGGATCGGGACCGCAGGACGACTTTGTCATGATCGACTTT CGTCCGGCCTTCTCTAAAGACGACCTGCTCCCGATGGATCTGGGGACGTTCTATCGTGAGTTTCAGAACCCTCCTCAGCTGGCGAGTCTCTCCCTGCACATCAGCTCACAGTCCATGGCAGACGACCTG gactctCTGCCGGAGAAACTGGCCGTGTACGAGAAGAACATCGATGAGTTTGACGCCTTCGTGGACATGCTGCAGTGA
- the creb3l1 gene encoding cyclic AMP-responsive element-binding protein 3-like protein 1 isoform X1, with amino-acid sequence MMESILDSFTDKLYPPGGSNLLDLEELSDGDFLTNVPFSGDQMDDFSSELFNSFFDDHLLERPLMADRPSLLHMDTDMESSPDIQAEHSYSLSEDSAPQSPALSIKMDQESEFEWNFSQDLSAILVKQEEPDVGQRLDPPPLEGPPLILSPAPPHRGSAWKHTERGQDDVKPKAIKDEPREMGQYLSLPSDDALQLPPTPPSSNHGDSDGSLPPSSPHVPLPPSSPQPQQRPGGRASSSSSSSSSSTAISSSPLLTAPHKLQGSGPLLLTEEEKRTLVAEGYPVPNKLPLTKSEEKALKRVRRKIKNKISAQESRRKKKEYVECLEKKVENYTSENSDLWRKVENLETANRSLLQQLQKLQSLISGKVIPRSCKMASTQTGTCLMMMAVCFVLVLGSFSPCLSPLSLLADTSSLSSSSSSSSPSAPLPSADLYTTSQVRSRSLLFYNEGSPLEESLEGDRLQTEPHSHIQTSRYTADAHSNQTTGPKSDHRETKAEGVSEIF; translated from the exons ATGATGGAGTCTATCTTAGACAGCTTTACAGATAAACTGTACCCCCCCGGAGGATCCAACCTGTTGGACCTGGAGGAACTCAGCGACGGAGATTTCCTCACTAACGTG cCTTTCTCAGGAGACCAGATGGACGACTTCAGCAGCGAATTATTCAACAGTTTCTTCGACGACCATCTATTAGAGCGCCCCCTGATGGCTGACAGACCTTCGCTTTTACACATGGACACTGACATGGAGAGCAGCCCAG ATATTCAAGCAGAGCACAGCTACTCCCTGAGTGAAGACTCCGCCCCCCAGAGCCCGGCCCTGTCAATCAAGATGGACCAAGAGTCTG AATTCGAATGGAACTTCAGTCAGGACCTCTCAGCCATCCTGGTGAAACAGGAGGAGCCTGATGTGGGTCAAAGGTTAGATCCTCCGCCTCTGGAAGGCCCGCCTCTCATATTAAGCCCCGCCCCACCACACAGAGGCTCAGCATGGAAACACACG gagCGAGGTCAGGacgatgtgaagccaaaagccATAAAAGATGAACCCAGAGAGATGGGACAGTACCTCAGCCTGCCCAGCG acgACGCTCTCCAGCTCCCACCCACTCCTCCCAGCAGCAACCACGGGGACAGTGACGGctccctccctccgtcctcCCCGCACGTCCCTCTGCCCCCGTCCTCCCCGCAGCCACAACAGAGGCCAGGAGGTCGTGCCTCTtcatcctcgtcctcctcctcttcctccacagccatctcctcctcacctctcctcaCTGCACCGCAT AAGCTGCAGGGCTCAGGACCCCTCCTgctgacagaggaagagaagaggaccCTGGTCGCGGAGGGATACCCGGTCCCCAACAAACTCCCTCTCACTAAGAGTGAGGAGAAGGCACTGAAGAGAGTCAGACggaagattaaaaacaag ATATCAGCTCAGGAGAGtcggaggaagaagaaagagtaTGTGGAATGTCTGGAGAAAAA GGTGGAGAACTACACGTCAGAAAACAGCGACCTGTGGAGAAAGGTCGAAAACCTGGAGACCGCCAACAG gTCTCTCCTACAGCAGCTCCAGAAGCTTCAGTCGTTGATTTCAGGGAAGGTCATCCCTCGCTCTTGTAAAATGGCCTCAACTCAAACGGGGACGTGCCTAATG atgaTGGCGGTGTGTTTCGTCCTGGTGTTGGGCTCTTTCTCTCCgtgcctctctcctctctccttactcGCTGAcacctcctctttgtcctcgtcctcctcttcctccagtccctctgctcctcttccatCAGCGGACCTCTACACCACTAGCCAGG TCCGCTCCCGCAGCCTGCTCTTCTACAATGAAGGGTCTCCACTGGAGGAGAGTTTAGAGGGGGACAGGCTACAGACGGAGCCCCACTCCCACATTCAGACCAGCAGGTACACAGCTGACGCACACAGCAACCAGACAACTGGGCCCAAATCAGACCACAG agaaacaaaagcagaaggaGTCTCAGAGATTTTCTGA
- the harbi1 gene encoding putative nuclease HARBI1: MAVPIAILDCDLLLHGRGHKTLDRFDLDSVSDHFLLTQFGFPRHFILYLVELLREALCRRTQRSRAISPEVQVLAALGFYTSGSFQTSMGDTIGISQASMSRCVSNVTKALVEKSSQFIAFSRDPSTRDQAFQEFQRVAGFPGVVGVLDCVQVTIKAPNSEDFSYVNKKGFHSVGCQLVCNARGLLLSAETWPGGLKDTEILEKSGLFKQLQDVEDGWLLGDRRYPLKKWLMTPVENPESPAELRFNLAHTATHEIVDRTFRAIQTRFRCLDGSKGYLQYSPEKSSAILLACCVLHNASLQSGLDAWTLERTDPLEQPESLEQRPEDRDSVAEDLRKQLILKHFS, translated from the exons ATGGCGGTCCCCATAGCCATCTTAGACTGTGATCTCCTCCTCCACGGTCGAGGCCACAAGACTCTAGACCGCTTCGACCTCGATTCAGTCTCAGACCATTTCCTCCTCACGCAGTTCGGCTTCCCCCGACACTTCATCCTCTACCTGGTGGAGCTACTCAGAGAG gctcTGTGCAGACGTACCCAGCGCTCCAGAGCCATCAGTCCTGAGGTCCAGGTGTTGGCGGCTTTGGGTTTCTACACGTCCGGCTCCTTCCAGACATCTATGGGAGATACGATTGGGATCAGCCAGGCGTCGATgtccagatgtgtgtctaatgtGACCAAAGCTCTGGTGGAGAAATCTTCTCAGTTCATCGCGTTCAGCAG AGACCCATCCACCAGAGACCAGGCCTTCCaggagttccagagagtggcaGGGTTTCCAGGAGTCGTTGGCGTCCTCGACTGCGTCCAGGTGACCATCAAAGCTCCAAACAGTGAGGACTTCTCTTACGTAAACAAGAAGGGCTTCCACTCTGTGGGCTGTCAGCTGGTCTGTAACGCCCGGGGACTCTTACTCAGTGCAGAGACCTGGCCTGGTGGACTCAAGGACACAGAGATCCTGGAGAAATCTGGTCtcttcaaacagctgcaggacgTGGAGGATGGCTGGCTGCTGG gtgacCGTCGTTACCCTCTGAAGAAGTGGTTGATGACCCCGGTGGAGAACCCGGAGTCCCCTGCAGAGCTGAGGTTTAATCTGGCTCACACTGCTACTCATGAGATCGTGGACCGAACCTTCAGAGCCATCCAGACCAGATTCAGATGTCTGGACGGCAGTAAAGGATACTTACAG TACTCTCCTGAGAAAAGCTCGGCCATCCTGCTCGCCTGCTGCGTCCTCCACAACGCCTCCCTGCAGTCCGGATTGGACGCCTGGACTCTGGAGAGAACCGACCCTCTGGAGCAGCCCGAGAGCCTCGAGCAGAGACCCGAGGACCGGGACAGCGTGGCAGAGGACCTGCGGAAACAGCTCATACTCAAACACTTCAGCTGA